One window from the genome of Alkalihalobacillus sp. LMS6 encodes:
- the mtrB gene encoding trp RNA-binding attenuation protein MtrB, whose protein sequence is MSKSDDFFVIKAKDNGVQVIGLTRGSDTRFHHSEKLDKGEVMIGQFTEHTSAVKVRGKAVIQTSHGTMDTEED, encoded by the coding sequence ATGAGTAAAAGTGACGATTTTTTTGTAATTAAAGCAAAAGACAATGGGGTTCAAGTGATTGGCTTAACACGTGGATCAGATACACGCTTTCACCATTCTGAAAAACTTGATAAAGGTGAAGTCATGATTGGTCAGTTTACCGAGCATACATCAGCAGTGAAAGTAAGAGGCAAAGCTGTTATACAAACGAGCCATGGTACTATGGATACAGAGGAAGACTAA
- the folE gene encoding GTP cyclohydrolase I FolE, whose amino-acid sequence MVDQDKIQTAVRMILEAVGEDPEREGLLDTPRRVAKMYEEMFSGLHEDPKAHLQTVFTEDHEELVLVKDMTFYSMCEHHLVPFFGKAHIAYIPNNGKVTGLSKLARTLDGIARQPQVQERMTKSIADALEETLGAKGVMVVVSAEHMCMSMRGIKKPGSKTVTSAVRGTFKEDAVARQEVLSLI is encoded by the coding sequence ATGGTTGATCAAGATAAAATACAAACAGCAGTAAGAATGATTTTAGAAGCAGTTGGAGAAGACCCAGAGCGAGAAGGGCTCCTCGACACACCAAGAAGAGTAGCGAAAATGTATGAAGAGATGTTTAGTGGATTACATGAGGATCCAAAAGCTCATTTGCAAACAGTCTTTACTGAAGATCATGAAGAGTTAGTACTTGTAAAAGACATGACGTTTTATTCGATGTGCGAACATCATTTAGTTCCTTTTTTTGGTAAGGCGCATATTGCATACATTCCAAATAACGGAAAAGTTACTGGTTTGAGTAAATTAGCGCGGACATTGGACGGAATCGCAAGACAGCCTCAAGTACAAGAACGAATGACAAAGTCAATTGCCGATGCGCTGGAAGAAACATTAGGTGCAAAAGGTGTCATGGTTGTTGTATCAGCTGAACATATGTGTATGTCCATGAGAGGGATTAAAAAGCCTGGTTCTAAAACCGTTACATCGGCAGTTCGCGGAACATTTAAAGAAGATGCTGTCGCTAGGCAAGAAGTGTTATCTCTTATTTAA
- the spoIVA gene encoding stage IV sporulation protein A, with translation MEKVDIFKDIAERTGGDIYLGVVGAVRTGKSTFIKKFMELVVLPNIENEADKNRAQDELPQSAAGKQIMTTEPKFVPNQAVSIHVDEGLDVNIRLVDCVGYAVPGAKGYEDENGPRMIHTPWYEEPIPFQEAAEIGTRKVIQEHSTLGVVVTTDGTIGDIPRSDYVESEARVVEELKEVGKPFIMIVNSVRPHHPDTEQLRSSLSEEYDIPVLSMSIEGMNEHDINSVLREVLFEFPVHEVNVNLPSWVMVLKNDHWLRESYEESVRETVKDIKRLRDVDRVVSQFTELEFIDQAKLAGIEMGQGIAEIDLYAPDELYDQVLKEVVGVEIRGKDHLLSLMQDFAHAKTEYDQVADALRMVKQTGYGIAAPSLTDMSLDEPEIIRQGSRFGVRLRAVAPSIHMVKVDVESEFAPIIGTEKQSEELVRYLMQDFEENPLSIWNSDIFGRSLNSIVREGISAKLSLMPENARYKLQETLERIINEGSGGLIAIIL, from the coding sequence TTGGAAAAAGTAGATATCTTTAAAGATATCGCGGAGCGAACAGGTGGCGACATTTATCTCGGTGTCGTTGGAGCGGTTCGCACGGGAAAATCGACCTTTATTAAAAAATTCATGGAACTTGTGGTGCTTCCAAACATTGAAAACGAAGCAGATAAGAATCGAGCTCAAGATGAGCTTCCACAGTCTGCGGCAGGTAAGCAAATCATGACGACGGAGCCGAAATTTGTGCCGAATCAAGCGGTGTCCATTCATGTTGACGAAGGCTTAGATGTAAACATTCGTTTAGTGGACTGCGTTGGGTATGCTGTACCTGGTGCGAAAGGGTATGAAGACGAAAATGGACCGAGGATGATTCACACCCCTTGGTATGAAGAACCGATCCCATTTCAAGAAGCAGCTGAAATCGGGACAAGGAAAGTGATTCAAGAGCATTCAACGCTTGGAGTAGTGGTGACAACAGATGGCACAATTGGAGATATTCCAAGAAGTGATTACGTTGAGTCAGAAGCGAGAGTCGTTGAAGAGCTAAAAGAAGTGGGCAAACCGTTTATTATGATTGTTAACAGCGTAAGGCCACACCATCCAGACACGGAACAACTGCGGTCTTCGCTTTCAGAAGAATATGATATACCGGTTCTTTCAATGAGTATTGAAGGGATGAATGAGCACGACATTAACAGCGTGCTAAGAGAAGTTTTATTTGAATTCCCTGTTCATGAAGTGAACGTCAATCTTCCTAGTTGGGTCATGGTTTTGAAAAACGATCACTGGCTTCGTGAAAGCTATGAAGAATCGGTTCGTGAGACGGTGAAAGATATTAAACGGCTTAGGGATGTGGATCGGGTTGTTAGCCAGTTCACAGAGCTCGAATTTATTGATCAAGCAAAACTTGCTGGAATTGAAATGGGTCAAGGAATTGCAGAAATTGACCTATATGCTCCAGACGAACTGTATGATCAAGTATTAAAAGAAGTTGTAGGTGTTGAAATTCGAGGCAAAGATCATCTACTCTCCCTTATGCAAGACTTCGCTCATGCGAAAACAGAGTATGATCAAGTTGCAGATGCGCTGCGAATGGTCAAACAAACCGGTTACGGAATCGCTGCTCCTTCTTTGACCGACATGAGTTTGGATGAGCCCGAAATCATTCGCCAAGGCTCCCGCTTTGGAGTTCGACTGAGAGCAGTAGCGCCATCCATTCATATGGTGAAAGTAGATGTAGAGTCGGAGTTCGCCCCAATTATTGGAACTGAGAAACAAAGTGAGGAACTCGTTCGTTACTTAATGCAAGACTTTGAAGAAAACCCACTTTCCATTTGGAACTCAGACATTTTTGGTCGGTCATTAAATTCAATTGTGCGAGAAGGGATTTCTGCAAAGCTATCGCTAATGCCTGAAAACGCGCGCTACAAGCTGCAAGAAACTCTTGAACGTATCATTAATGAAGGATCCGGCGGTTTGATTGCCATTATTTTGTAA